TTAATAACCTTCTTGTTGTTGACCAGGGCTGCTCCAAACCCCTGCTTCGATCCAAAATCAAGCTCAAGCTGGGGAATAAGGAGAACATCCGGATCCTTATTCTCATAGCCTTTCACCAATACAGAAACAATACAAACATGATGCCCCTTTTTTTCAAGACCTTCCTTTAGCTGTAGGGCAGAAGTAATAACTCCATTCTTCATCGGGGTAAAACAATCAAGGAAAAGGGCAATATTCATAGACTCCTCCTTGTATTTTTATCATACAGAGAAAAGAAAAAAAAAGCAAGGAGAAAATAGCAAAAAGAAGAACCATACGCTGAAAAAATACCTGTCAGCAGAAAAAATGGTGGTTTCTTTCCCCCGTCTGGAAAGCTCAAACACATAAAAGGGTAAAAATTGTCTCTTTTGAGCGTATTCAGCAAAAAAACTCTAAAATACAAAAAAACTATTTCTTCTTTTTCTTATGAATTCTCCAAAAATTCCGATATCTTATAATAACTATGATTACGGTAAGTCATATTGTTTTATCCGAAAAAGAACAATCGATACAAAGTCGGATTGTTCATGTACAGGTTATAGAACGAAGGGAAGATACCTTGCGAATCAGGGTGAATCAAATGGAAACACTTGCGCGTACAACCGAACCGGTGGGAGACGAGTTTCTCGCCCTGGCTGAGATTGTAGAGAGTGAGCATGGTGCAACCATAAAACTTACGCCCCTTGGATGGTTAGAACAAAAAGAACGTCTTTCCCTCCATGAAAAGCGCAATCTCCTCGCTACGGTAAAAGAACATCTCGTTCTCATGGGACTCTCACCGTGGGAGGAATACCTTCCATGGGCATACACTTTAACCAAACATGGCCTTCCTCTCAAGCAATCCCTTCTTCAGCAACTCGTGAGCCTTTCAAGACGATACGATAGCGCTACGATAAACTGGATACTGGAGGCGATGCGCCAGGGATTTATTCTGTCCGAAGAAAGCGCAGACTTCTTGAGACATCTCACATCATGGATCTTCTCCTCCATGCCTGACGAAGAATTTCCCGATACCGCCGAAAAGGTTAAAAAACTGTTTTCTTCGGAGAGAAATATTCCCCTCTGGCTTATAGAAATCTTTGGAGAAGCCCCATGGGTACGCTCTCTTCTTTTTTGTGTGAGATGGGAGAACACGTTAGCCCTTGCCCGTCATCAAAAAGAAAAAAACACCCTTTATTTTCTGATTGAAGAGGCGACATTGGGGCGATGGTATGTGCTTCTCGAATGGACAGAGCAAGCAATTACTGTGGGGATACGTATGGATCCTGGAATATGGGAGGTTTATAAAGACGATCTCGAAAAGTGGGCTCAAGAGAGCGAAAAACGATGGAACATGATCACCCCCCGGCGTGTAAACGTCAAAATTTTTCCATGGGAAAACCCGTGGGAGTTTTTTCTCTCAGAGGAAGAACCATCCATGCGAGGTATTAACCTGTATGTATAACCGATATACATCGAAGGAGGTAAAAAATGAATAAAGCTGTTGCCCTCAAATACGAACCAGAAATGGATGCTGCCCCCAAAATCCTTGCCAAGGGAGAAGGAGAGGTAGGAAAATACATCCTTGAACTCGCCCAAAAAAATCACGTGCCCATTTACAAAAATGATAAGCTGCTTGAATCTCTCTATCGTCTCAAACAAAATGAAGAAATTCCCCCGGAACTCTATCAAATAGTTGCAGAAATTTTCAGTTTCGTGTATGCTTTAAAGAGCAAAAAATAAAAAAAACCAAGGAAAGCTTATATGCCAGAGATGAGACGTATCCCCCTCTCTGACCTGCGGCCGGGCATGATTTTTGACAAATCTCTTTTTGACAGCAATTACAATATCATCCTGCCAGCAAGGAAACCCCTGGATCGAGCCACAATTGGCATGTTGTACAACCGTGGCATCACAGAGGTGAGTACAGCAGGAGAACTTGTTGAAGTAGTTGATGAATCCAAAATCCACCCCAAAAAACACCCAACTCAAACGGAAACAGACGCTCAAAAAAAGGTTATTATAGACAAAGATGCGGCAAAACACATCGAATTCTACAAAAATGCCGTCACCAAAATCAATAACCTCTATCAAAGGTACAAAAAAGGAGAGAGTCTTGACATCAATCAGCTTCAACAACTTGCTCATGAATTTGTCAACACCATCATGGCTGAAAAAAAAGTAGAGGTCTGGATTAATCTCATCAATGCGGCTGGTCGAGGGGATTATCTTTCTCTTCACATTATCAATACGACGATTCTTGCGCTTCTTTTAGGCAAAAAACTGGGATACTCCGCTGTCAAACTCATCAACCTCACCATGGCAGCTCTGTTGTTTGATATTGGAATGCTGAAAATCCCGGCATACATTGTTGAGAAAGAGGAAAAGCTTACCCCGGAAGAATTTAATCAGATCAAAACCCATCCCATTCATAGTTATCAAATTATCGCCCGTGAACTCAGTTTGCCTGTGGAGATCGCCCGTGTGGGCCTGGAACACCATGAACGCTTTGATGGCACAGGCTATCCCCGACACCTCAAAGGACAGGAAATCTCTGAAATGAGTCGCATTATGGCTATAGTAGACACCTACGAGGCTCTCACCAAAAAGCGATCCTACCGTGAAAAGAAAGAATCCTACGATGCCATGAGACTCATCCTCGGTGAAGGCTCTCGAAAGTTTGACCCTGAAATCTTAAAGGTTTTCCTCTCACTTATGTCCGTATATCCTGTAGGAAGCTATGTACAGCTTAACAACAAATGTATAGCTCGTGTCGTTGCTTCCGACAGTGTTTCCCCATTTCGTCCTACGGTGAAGATAGTCCGAGACGAGTTCGGGGATACCGTCGAGGATGGAGAGATTATTCGACTTGCCAAAGAAACAGATCTCTACATCGTCAAGGTTGTTTATTCCAGTGAGATCCAATCAGAGAACAATGCTTCCCTCAGTTAACCATT
This sequence is a window from Thermospira aquatica. Protein-coding genes within it:
- a CDS encoding HD-GYP domain-containing protein encodes the protein MPEMRRIPLSDLRPGMIFDKSLFDSNYNIILPARKPLDRATIGMLYNRGITEVSTAGELVEVVDESKIHPKKHPTQTETDAQKKVIIDKDAAKHIEFYKNAVTKINNLYQRYKKGESLDINQLQQLAHEFVNTIMAEKKVEVWINLINAAGRGDYLSLHIINTTILALLLGKKLGYSAVKLINLTMAALLFDIGMLKIPAYIVEKEEKLTPEEFNQIKTHPIHSYQIIARELSLPVEIARVGLEHHERFDGTGYPRHLKGQEISEMSRIMAIVDTYEALTKKRSYREKKESYDAMRLILGEGSRKFDPEILKVFLSLMSVYPVGSYVQLNNKCIARVVASDSVSPFRPTVKIVRDEFGDTVEDGEIIRLAKETDLYIVKVVYSSEIQSENNASLS
- a CDS encoding EscU/YscU/HrcU family type III secretion system export apparatus switch protein codes for the protein MNKAVALKYEPEMDAAPKILAKGEGEVGKYILELAQKNHVPIYKNDKLLESLYRLKQNEEIPPELYQIVAEIFSFVYALKSKK